A region from the Lolium perenne isolate Kyuss_39 chromosome 4, Kyuss_2.0, whole genome shotgun sequence genome encodes:
- the LOC139830840 gene encoding uncharacterized protein encodes MWEQSGRDDKPVRPLRYFIKNTARKMRRLASLLGCREAEIATSSSSEEREIPEDELILSQGILPKRTSKQASRSAYQFKPRGKDPNRYTPEDYVNRGKKVVTEEDEGPRRRSALSKMRNDEPFSSEEEEEEEEEEEEEEEQQQEEQQQEQQQEQQQEQPRQRTKRMAVRKQPARTARRGRY; translated from the exons ATGTGGGAGCAGAGCGGGAGAGATGACAAGCCTGTCCGACCGTTGcggtatttcattaag aacactgcacgaaagatgcggcggttagccagcttgctaggttgccgggaagccgaaatcgctacatcttcctcttcagaagagcgggag attcctgaggaCGAGCTAATTCTGAGTCAAGGCATACTTCCAAAGCGTACCTCGAAGCAAGCCTcacggtcagcttaccagttcaagccaaggggcaaggatccaaaccggtacactccggaagattatgtcaaccgaggaaagaaggttgtcactgaggaggatgaggggccgcggcggagatcagctttgtcgaagatgaggaacgacgagccgttctcttcagaggaggaggaggaggaggaggaggaggaggaggaggaggaggagcagcagcaggaggagcagcagcaggagcagcagcaggagcagcagcaggagcagccacggcagcggacgaagaggatggccgtccggaagcagcccgcgaggacggcacgtcgaggacgctactag
- the LOC127292474 gene encoding zinc finger A20 and AN1 domain-containing stress-associated protein 6-like translates to MAQESWNEADETVHAPEAPILCVNNCGFFGNRMTENMCSKCYRDTVKAKTVSIVVEKKPIVVSSPAPLVAEIKAEASASVKDGKQVVKEEAPKPPSNRCLLCRKKVGLTGFKCRCGDTFCSMHRYADAHKCTFDYKEAGREQIAKQNPVVKADKITKI, encoded by the coding sequence ATGGCGCAAGAGAGTTGGAACGAGGCAGATGAGACTGTCCACGCACCTGAGGCTCCAATATTGTGCGTAAATAACTGTGGCTTCTTCGGCAACCGGATGACGGAGAACATGTGCTCGAAGTGTTATAGAGACACTGTTAAGGCCAAGACAGTGTCCATTGTGGTGGAGAAGAAACCTATTGTTGTATCCTCGCCGGCGCCTTTGGTGGCAGAAATCAAGGCTGAAGCATCTGCTTCAGTCAAAGATGGGAAGCAAGTAGTCAAGGAGGAGGCACCGAAGCCACCCAGCAACCGTTGCTTGTTATGCCGGAAGAAGGTTGGGCTGACAGGATTCAAGTGCCGCTGCGGAGATACCTTCTGCTCGATGCACCGTTACGCTGATGCTCACAAGTGCACGTTCGATTACAAGGAAGCTGGCAGGGAGCAGATAGCCAAACAGAACCCTGTAGTCAAAGCTGACAAGATCACCAAAATCTGA
- the LOC127292473 gene encoding glucan endo-1,3-beta-glucosidase 8, which produces MSPPNLGAWLCLLVLLAAAAPAAEALGMNWGTQATHALQPKIVVQMLRDNGIKKVKLFDADHGTLNALAGTDIEVMVAIPNVLLDLMTDYDNARDWVRHNVSRYHFEGGVKIKYVAVGNEPFLASYNGTFDKVTFPALRNIQNALNDAGLGDVKATVPLNADVYNSPTSNPVPSAGRFRADITALMTEMVSFLANNSAPFTVNIYPYLSLYLSDDFPVDFAFFEGQAAPVLDGGISYTNVFDANFDTLVSALKAVGHGDLPIFIGEVGWPTDGDRRATNALAERFYNGLLKRLAANTGTPLRPNHYMEVYLFGLLDEDVKSVAPGAFERHWGILRFDGQPKFPIDLTGQGQNTMLVPAKGVDYLPRTWCVYNGNAKDTSKLAENVNFACTFADCTALGYGSTCAGMDAIGNASYAFNAYFQVQNQRDEACDFQALAVPTQTDPSTATCNFTIQIAADSSTSAAHRRTQAGPFGALLVLALLHLFFVLH; this is translated from the exons ATGTCGCCGCCCAACCTCGGCGCGTGGCTCTGCTTGCTGGTGCTGCTGGCGGCGGCCGCCCCGGCGGCGGAGGCGCTGGGGATGAACTGGGGCACGCAGGCCACGCACGCGCTGCAGCCCAAGATCGTCGTGCAGATGCTCAGGGACAACGGCATCAAGAAGGTCAAGCTCTTCGACGCCGACCACGGCACGCTCAACGCGCTCGCCGGCACCGACATCGAGGTCATGGTCGCCATCCCCAACGTCCTGCTCGACCTCATGACCGACTACGACAACGCGCGCGACTGGGTCAGGCACAACGTCTCGCGCTACCACTTCGAGGGCGGAGTCAAGATCAA GTACGTGGCCGTCGGCAACGAGCCGTTTCTGGCCTCCTACAACGGCACCTTCGACAAGGTCACCTTCCCGGCGCTGCGGAACATCCAGAACGCGCTCAACGACGCCGGCCTCGGCGACGTCAAGGCCACCGTGCCGCTCAACGCCGACGTCTACAACTCGCCCACCAGCAACCCGGTGCCGTCCGCCGGCCGCTTCCGGGCCGACATCACGGCGCTCATGACGGAGATGGTCTCCTTCCTCGCCAACAACAGCGCGCCCTTCACCGTCAACATCTACCCCTACCTCAGCCTCTACCTCAGCGACGACTTCCCCGTCGACTTCGCCTTCTtcgagggccaggccgcgccggtgcTCGACGGCGGCATCTCCTACACCAACGTCTTCGACGCCAACTTCGACACGCTCGTGTCGGCCCTCAAGGCCGTCGGCCACGGCGACCTGCCCATCTTCATCGGGGAGGTCGGCTGGCCCACCGACGGCGACAGGCGCGCCACCAACGCCCTCGCCGAGCGCTTCTACAACGGGCTCCTCAAGCGCCTCGCCGCCAACACCGGCACGCCGCTCCGGCCCAACCATTACATGGAGGTCTACCTGTTCGGCCTCCTCGACGAGGACGTCAAGAGCGTCGCGCCGGGGGCCTTCGAGCGGCACTGGGGCATCCTCCGCTTCGACGGCCAGCCCAAGTTCCCCATCGACCTCACCGGACAGGGGCAGAACACCATGCTCGTGCCCGCCAAGGGCGTCGACTACCTGCCCAGGACCTGGTGCGTCTACAACGGCAACGCCAAGGACACCAGCAAGCTCGCCGAGAACGTCAACTTCGCGTGCACCTTCGCCGACTGCACCGCGCTCGGCTACGGCTCCACCTGCGCCGGCATGGACGCCATCGGCAACGCGTCATACGCGTTCAACGCCTACTTCCAGGTGCAGAACCAGAGGGACGAGGCCTGCGACTTCCAGGCGCTCGCCGTGCCCACCCAGACTGACCCGTCAACCGCCACCTGCAACTTCACCATACAGATCGCCGCCGACTCGTCGACATCGGCAGCCCACAGGCGGACGCAAGCCGGGCCGTTCGGGGCTCTGCTCGTGCTGGCTCTGCTCCACCTCTTCTTCGTTTTGCATTAG